In one window of Juglans regia cultivar Chandler chromosome 3, Walnut 2.0, whole genome shotgun sequence DNA:
- the LOC118348057 gene encoding UDP-glucuronic acid decarboxylase 3-like, translating to MLGLAKRVGARILLTSTSEVYGDPLVHPQPESYWGNVNPIGVRSCYDEGKRVAETLMFDYHRQHGIEIRIARIFNTYGPRMNIDDGRVVSNFIAQAIRDEPLTVQHPGTQTRSFCYVSDMVDGLIRLMEGENTGPINIGNPGEFTMLELAETVKEVLRAIMLDENKLQEVMLGLAAHAFEFMTSQESSIMFEREGTEAELGDKLVHILK from the exons ATGCTAGGACTTGCCAAGCGAGTTGGTGCCAG GATTTTACTTACATCAACCTCAGAGGTATATGGAGATCCTCTTGTGCATCCCCAGCCAGAAAGCTACTGGGGAAATGTTAACCCAATTG GAGTTCGGAGCTGCTATGATGAGGGGAAGCGTGTAGCTGAGACCTTGATGTTTGATTATCACAGGCAGCATGGGATAG AAATTCGCATTGCTAGAATCTTCAACACATACGGGCCACGCATGAATATTGATGATGGGCGGGTGGTCAGCAATTTCATAGCCCAAGCAATTCG TGATGAACCATTGACGGTCCAACATCCCGGAACCCAAACTCGCAGTTTCTGTTATGTTTCTGACATG GTTGATGGCCTTATTCGTCTAATGGAAGGAGAGAACACCGGGCCAATCAACATTGGAAATCCAG GTGAATTTACCATGCTTGAACTTGCCGAGACAGTAAAGGAG GTGCTTCGGGCAATCATGTTAGACGAGAATAAATTACAGGAAGTCATGCTAGGACTAGCAGCACATGCTTTTGAATTCATGACTTCTCAAGAGTCGAGCATCATGTTTGAGAGAGAAGGAACTGAGGCTGAATTGGGTGATAAATTAGTCCACATTCTGAAGTAG
- the LOC118348035 gene encoding thioredoxin-like protein AAED1, chloroplastic, which produces MAANGGGGEKEEIEFGSCKVYANPTHTSYEALHFVSGVSTTFTLKVCANPFLVGLKIIQLYMEGYRQDWKLSFETDTVTRGGWQQGGIIVAGPGKTNLLFIHKDKEAGGDPDIKDILQACCS; this is translated from the exons ATGGCCGCCAATGGAGGGGGAggggagaaagaagaaattgaatttGGGTCATGCA aAGTTTATGCCAACCCAACCCACACTTCGTATGAGGCTTTACATTTTGTCTCAGGGGTTTCAACTACATTCACTCTTAAAGTCTGTGCAAATCCCTTTTTG GTAGGTCTCAAGATAATACAGTTATATATGGAAGGTTATCGGCAAGACTGGAAGCTTTCATTTGAAACAGACACCGTGACAAGAGGTGGGTG GCAGCAAGGTGGAATTATAGTTGCAGGTCCTGGCAAAACTAACCTCTTATTCATTCACAAG GACAAAGAAGCTGGGGGTGATCCTGATATCAAAGATATTCTGCAAGCTTGTTGCTCGTGA
- the LOC108997617 gene encoding MDIS1-interacting receptor like kinase 2-like, with the protein MATTSISISIPILTIWAIWILLCGKCLDNALQQLVVAASGSSHALQLKQAKALQETGWWPSTTHAQASSNYSSACHWDGITCNADGSITTIDRFYQGLGGQLIKLNFSFFPNLVSLNLSMNFLTGCIPLEIGMLKNLVYLRLSYNMLVGSIPSTLGHLINLEYLDLGGNQINGSIPLEIWMLKNLTSLYLSSNMLVGPIPSTLGHLINLEYLDFSQNQINGSIPLEIGMLKNLTLLYLSSNMLVGPIPSTLGHLINLEYLVLRQNKINGSIPPEIEMLKDLSYLNLSQNFISGEIPSALGMIAPLYTLDLSYNNLTGNIPSSLTGIHRLNLSHNSLEGQIPDGYALYHTSHTLNGNKDLCGQFKIFPPCPKGKKSIITEIETFVPISIFLGFLFIGGGIFLSRYMFKKNQIESRGSKNGNIFSIWNYDGHIAYEDIIEATEDFDIRYCIGTGGYGSVYRAKLPSGNVVALKKLHQREAENLGFYKSFINEVRVLTEIRHRNIVKLHGFCVHKGCKFLIYEYMERGSLFCVLRNVDEAMELDWSKRVNIIKGTAHALSYMHHECIPTIVHRDISSNNILLNSEFQGFISDFGTAKLLDPDSSNQTLVAGTYGYIAPEFAYTMTVTAKCDVYSFGVVALEVLMGRHPGELLSSLSSSSQNMMLNEILDQRLPPPNRLIGQEILLVATIAFACLHTQPKSRPLMKCVSQEFLSPRKPNVIPLTRVSLLQLRKQASYVAGSGFAYC; encoded by the exons atggCAACAACCTCCATTTCTATTTCCATACCGATACTAACGATATGGGCTATCTGGATCTTATTATGCGGAAAGTGTTTGGATAATGCACTTCAGCAGCTTGTTGTTGCTGCATCTGGGTCATCTCATGCCCTTCAACTTAAACAAGCCAAGGCTTTGCAGGAGACTGGGTGGTGGCCGTCCACTACTCATGCCCAAGCCAGTAGTAATTATTCAAGTGCATGCCACTGGGATGGTATTACTTGCAATGCTGATGGAAGCATCACAACCATCGATAGATTTTATCAAGGTTTGGGAGGTCAGTTGATCAAACTCAACTTCTCTTTCTTCCCAAATTTAGTCAGTCTTAATCTTAGTATGAACTTCCTTACGGGGTGTATCCCACTTGAGATAGGGATGTTAAAGAACTTGGTCTATTTAAGACTTAGTTACAACATGCTCGTCGGTTCAATCCCTTCCACTTTGGGTCATTTGATTAATTTGGAATATTTAGACCTTGGTGGGAACCAAATCAATGGATCCATTCCCCTTGAAATATGGATGCTGAAAAATCTGACCTCTTTATACCTTTCTTCGAACATGCTTGTCGGTCCAATCCCTTCCACTTTGGGTCATTTGATTAATTTGGAATATTTAGACTTTagtcaaaatcaaatcaatggaTCCATTCCCCTTGAGATAGGGATGCTTAAAAATCTGACCCTTTTATACCTTTCTTCGAACATGCTCGTCGGTCCAATCCCTTCCACTTTGGGTCATTTGATTAATTTGGAATATTTAGTCCTTCGTCAGAACAAAATCAATGGATCCATTCCTCCTGAAATAGAGATGCTTAAAGATTTGAGCTACCTTAACCTTAGCCAAAACTTTATTAGTGGAGAAATACCTAGCGCACTTGGGATGATTGCCCCTCTATATACCTTGGATCTTAGCTACAATAATCTTACGGGCAACATTCCATCTTCTCTCACTGGTATACATAGACTCAACTTATCACATAATTCTTTGGAGGGTCAAATTCCAGATGGTTATGCTCTGTATCATACCTCCCACACATTAAATGGCAATAAGGATTTATGCGGTCAGTTCAAGATATTCCCTCCATGTCCAAAAGgtaaaaaatcaatcataaccGAAATAGAAACTTTTGTACCCATCAGCATTTTCCTCGGATTCCTGTTTATTGGAGGGGGTATTTTCTTGTCCCGTTACATGTTCAAGAAAAACCAGATTGAGTCTAGGGGATCAAAGAATGGAAACATATTCTCGATATGGAATTATGACGGACATATTGCATATGAAGACATTATTGAAGCAACAGAGGATTTTGACATCAGATATTGCATTGGAACTGGTGGTTATGGAAGTGTTTACAGAGCAAAATTACCAAGCGGAAATGTGGTTGCCTTAAAGAAACTTCATCAGAGAGAGGCTGAGAATCTAGGTTTCTATAAGAGTTTTATAAATGAGGTAAGGGTGTTAACAGAGATAAGACATCGAAATATTGTGAAGCTGCATGGGTTCTGTGTACATAAAGGAtgcaaatttttaatttatgagtaCATGGAAAGGGGAAGCCTATTTTGTGTCCTAAGAAATGTTGATGAAGCTATGGAACTGGATTGGAGCAAGAGGGTAAACATCATCAAAGGCACAGCACACGCCTTATCATACATGCATCATGAATGCATCCCAACAATTGTTCATAGAGATATATCATCCAACAACATTTTGCTGAACTCCGAATTTCAAGGTTTTATATCTGACTTTGGAACTGCTAAACTCCTTGATCCTGACTCCTCCAATCAAACATTGGTTGCTGGCACTTATGGTTACATTGCCCCAG AGTTTGCCTACACGATGACAGTTACTGCAAAATGCGATGTATATAGCTTTGGAGTGGTGGCACTAGAAGTATTAATGGGAAGGCATCCAGGAGAACTCCTAtcctcattatcatcatcatctcaaaatatgATGCTAAATGAAATATTAGACCAACGCCTACCACCTCCAAATCGTCTAATTGGACAAGAGATTTTGCTTGTTGCTACAATAGCATTTGCATGCCTGCACACTCAGCCAAAGTCTCGGCCTTTAATGAAATGTGTGTCACAAGAATTTCTCTCTCCCAGGAAGCCAAATGTCATACCCTTGACTAGGGTTTCACTCCTGCAACTGAGGAAACAAGCATCATATGTGGCTGGATCAGGATTTGCTTATTGTTAA
- the LOC118343770 gene encoding MDIS1-interacting receptor like kinase 2-like: MAAVSLSISISIVAWAIWILLCGKYLDNALHQLLKQAKALQETGWWLSTTALASSNYSSACHWDGITCNVGGSVTTIDRSFQSLGVIGGILLSRCVFKENQFELRESKNGNLFSIWNYDRHIAYEDIIEATKDFDIRYCIGTGSYGSIYRAELPSRNVVALKKLHQREADNPVFYRSFINEVRVLTEIRHRNIVKPHGFCVHKRCRFLIYKYMERGSLFCVLRNVDEVMELDWSKRVNIIKDTARALSYMHHECIQTIVHRDISSNNILLNSEFQGFIFDFETAKLLDPDSSNQTLVVGTYGYIAPEFAYTMTVTEKCNVYSFGVVALEVLMGSHPRELLSSLSSSSSSSSQNMMLNEILDQRLLPPNRLIGQEILLIATIAFACLHTQPKSRPTMKCVSQEFLFCRKLNVIPLTTVSLPQLRKHASYMAGSGFTYC, encoded by the exons ATGGCAGCAGTCTCTCTTTCCATTTCTATATCAATAGTAGCATGGGCTATCTGGATTTTATTATGCGGAAAGTATTTGGATAATGCACTTCACCAGCTACTTAAACAGGCCAAAGCTTTGCAGGAGACTGGGTGGTGGCTGTCCACTACTGCCCTAGCCAGTAGTAATTATTCAAGTGCTTGCCACTGGGATGGTATCACTTGCAATGTTGGTGGAAGCGTCACAACCATCGATAGATCTTTTCAAAGTTTGGGAG TTATTGGGGGTATTCTCTTATCTCGTTGTGTGTTCAAGGAAAATCAGTTTGAGTTAAGAGAATCTAAGAATGGAAACTTATTCTCGATATGGAATTATGACAGACATATTGCATATGAAGACATCATTGAAGCAACTAAAGATTTTGACATCAGATATTGCATTGGAACCGGTAGTTATGGCAGCATTTATAGAGCAGAGTTACCAAGCAGAAATGTGGTTGCCTTAAAGAAACTTCATCAGAGAGAGGCTGACAATCCAGTTTTCTATAGGAGTTTTATAAATGAGGTAAGGGTATTAACTGAGATTCGACATCGAAATATTGTGAAGCCACATGGGTTCTGTGTACATAAAAGATgcagatttttaatttataagtacATGGAAAGGGGAAGCCTATTTTGTGTCCTAAGAAACGTTGATGAAGTTATGGAACTGGATTGGAGCAAGAGGGTAAACATCATCAAAGACACAGCACGCGCTTTATCTTACATGCATCATGAATGCATCCAGACAATTGTTCATAGAGATATATCATCCAACAACATTTTGCTGAACTCCGAATTCCAAGGTTTTATATTTGACTTTGAAACTGCTAAACTCCTTGATCCTGACTCCTCCAATCAAACATTGGTTGTTGGCACTTATGGTTATATTGCTCCAG aGTTTGCCTACACGATGACAGTTACTGAAAAATGCAATGTATATAGCTTTGGAGTGGTGGCATTAGAAGTATTAATGGGAAGTCATCCGAGAGAACTCTTGtcctcattatcatcatcatcatcatcatcatctcaaaatatgATGCTAAATGAAATATTAGACCAACGCCTACTACCTCCAAATCGTCTAATTGGACAAGAGATTTTGCTTATCGCTACAATAGCATTTGCATGCCTGCACACTCAGCCAAAGTCTCGGCCTACAATGAAATGTGTGTCACAAGAATTTCTCTTTTGCAGGAAGCTGAATGTCATACCCTTGACTACAGTTTCACTCCCACAATTGAGGAAACACGCATCATATATGGCAGGATCAGGATTTACTTATTGTTAG